A window of Rhipicephalus microplus isolate Deutch F79 chromosome X, USDA_Rmic, whole genome shotgun sequence genomic DNA:
cctactttcgagtcataatagtaaagtacttctcgatcattaaaatgagatagttacacgaggaagcacttcaagccaacacgagaaagacgtgttcttttatttattatttatttatttactttgtaagtgatcgtaggccaaactttctgcctgcacgttttcgttggtcgtgatctaccgccgacgtgcatacggaattatatatcgcactgactgtggtctgacccgtttccccaatgaacgcacgtgcggcagaccaagtttggtgcgagtataaacggtgtcggctccaaaatgaatgcaggcgtgaaaactgtgaatagcgagcacgttattctcgagtgtccagtgttgcaatgccgcacggtcccatcgagcagacgacaactgaCCATGCTGACGACTGGGCTGGCCTAGGTTATCGTGAATAGAGCTAGCAGCATTGGAACTAGAACGCTGTGGGAAAACGAATGGGCGACTGAAGTTGTGgtggtgctaacaaaaaaaaagcagtaccttaatgcggtcaccatgcgcagtcaaggtgcttttaaatctggatgtctacgacactgtttacccattttaaagtgacgcaactatcatcatcatcattatgggcctgcagtaagtcaagtcgagtcattggtcgagtcaacattccaatacaacacttctcgccatagaggaagcttctcgcagaagccctcaaagaatcgtaagcatgccaggtgagtgtcttctgttaaattttcatattgaagttgtaagccgcaaaggtaaataaataaaaaaagagaggacagttgattttcagcctcgcgctgtatatctttactgcttattcatgtatgtatgtacaaaccaactgactagcctaacaacgtgttctggtggtgggtgttctttggtctagccaccattctactgtgctctgtgctgttcaagatggctgagagcgcggatcgcaaatttcggcgtgaaattaatcggcgcgtcaatgctagttttcagcttattgacagtgaggccgatgtcataaatgacacgcggtacgttgaccgagattcccgcaacgccgaaagagagagcgacttgCCCTCCGAGGCTTGTGCGGTCGACCTCGAAGACGGCCATCGTCGCCTTTGTGTTCATGACAGAGAACGGCCTTCGGCACACTCCTCGATCGTTCCAGAAACGGATGTGCCCCAAGGACACGTTTTGATTTCTGGCGACGCGTGCTACCCCAGCGGCTGCAGTGTTTCTGTGCCTCACGATCACACAGACTTCGAACGGCGTGCCTTCCATGACAGCAGCGCTGCGGCTTCGACTTCGGCGACCTCGCAGGTGAGGCAGAGGGATTCTTTCGAATTGGCACCGACTGGGAGTAACGAAGAGCAAGTTTGTGAACGCGGCAGTGTGGACAGCTTGCTGGCCTTTCGTGAGAGACTGCAAGCGTGGGCCTTACAATCTCGCGCATCGCACACTTCAGTTACATCGCTCTTGAGAGTACTACAGTCCCACGAATGCTTCAGCGCGCTCCCTTCAACTGCAAGGGCATTGTTACAGACGCCCAAGAAGTGCCTGGAAGTGTTGCAGCTGGCCGGCGGGAAATACCATCATTTCGGCCTCAGTGCAGGCCTACAGCGAGTGCTGCAAGATTGTGCAGAACTACCAAGAATTTTGAAGCTTAGCTTCAACATTGACGGTCTGCCGGTTTCAAAAAGTTCACGGGGCCAATTTTGGTGCATACTGGGACGCATAAGTAATTTGGAGGACAAAGCACCATTTATAGTGGGTGTTTTTTTCGGAAGCAGCAAGCCCAACAACGCGAATGATTTTTTGCGACCATTTGTTTGTGACATAAATGCTGCTATCACAACAGGGATTACCATTGGAGAAACTGCAATTCCTGTTAGCTTGTATGCCCTCATATGTGATGCACCAGCAAAGGCATTTGTATTATATGTCAGAAGCCACACAGGCTATTACAGCTGCACCAAATGTGACGTAAAAGGTGTCTACTGTGAGGGCAGGGTGTGCTTCCCAAACGTCAATGCTCGCAAGCGAACAGATGACAGCTTTCGCTTAAAAGTCCAGGAGGAGCATCACACAGGCGAAAGTATTCTTGAGGAACTTCCTTTTGACCTAGTGAAAGATATACCATTAGATTACATGCACCTTGTGTGCTTGGGTGTCATGAACAAGCTCTTGACACTGTGGGTACGTGGCCCAAAAGTGACCAGACTTGGAAGCAAAGTGCGTCTTGAGATGTCGGAAAAAAATTCTCAAATTGCACGGTGTGTTCCATGTGATTTTAGCCGAAAGCCGAGGAGCATTGCTGAACTTGATCGGTGGAAAGCGACtgagtttcgcttttttcttttatatggaggACCCGTTGTTTTGTCATCACTGATTCCTGCACACATGTACAAGAACTTCTTAGCTTTACATGTGGGGATCTCTGTTCTTTCCACACCAGCTGCACCTGCAAGTGAGATAGAGTATGCCGGAAACATGCTCAAGTTTTTTATCCGGACATTCATAAGCATTTATGGCAAAGAGCATGTTTCACACAATGTGCATGGCCTGTGTCATTTGGCAGATGATGTTACACACCTTGGCCCCTTGGACTCATGGAGTGCCTTCCCATTTGAAAACCATATGTCCTCGTTAAAGAGAATGCTGAGAAAGCCAGACCTTCCCTTGGAGCAACTTTGCAACAGGCTTGCTGAGCAGGCACACCGTCCTCTGAGGCATAAGAAAACTGAAAGCCATGTCGTATTTGCTGCAGAGCATGCTGACGGGCCACTTGTTGCTCCATGCCGAGGCCCCGAGTTTAAAAAAGTAACATTGCCTGGCAATGTCATTCTTAGAGCTGAAAAGAGAAATGGGTGCTGTAGGCTAAGTGATGGGTCAATCGTCGTTATTGACAATTTTGCTCATCTCCCGTGCGGTGAGCCATGCATAATTGGAAGGAAGTTCCTCAAGTGTGAAGATTTTTATTCTCTGCCATGCCCTTCCTCCATACTGGGAACTTTTGGGgcagcagccaggaggatgctggAGCTTCTGCTAAGCCTTGAGGTTGCTGTGCAGTTCAGCTGGGCAGGCCAAAAAGGCAAAAGGAAGTTTGTGGATCTAGGTGTCACAGATGTCATTTGCAGTGAGTAATTTGTTTCACAACACCATGTGCTGCAAGAGCCGTGTTTGAGTACAGACATTTCTAAGTCTGTTATCCACATTATCTTTCATTTGAAGTCAATAGCAAAAGAACAATCTTTTCATGAAAGCATTAAATTTTTTAGGATGCTTGCTAATTAAAATTATGTGCTTAAACGTGGAAAATTTTTAGCATGAAATatctgttgtcagtaagaaaccctgcagcttcttcaagcacactagtatacttgcatggcacacatacgcaagcattcactacttgcagaagttattatcaggtagcactactaggcattcttaactgtagtggaaatcttatgtacagatgaaaactaacagatggaagctcatagtgatcactgaggatctctaaacaggaataagtacctaagacaagctggtcaacattttcatacat
This region includes:
- the LOC142776235 gene encoding uncharacterized protein LOC142776235; the encoded protein is MHLVCLGVMNKLLTLWVRGPKVTRLGSKVRLEMSEKNSQIARCVPCDFSRKPRSIAELDRWKATEFRFFLLYGGPVVLSSLIPAHMYKNFLALHVGISVLSTPAAPASEIEYAGNMLKFFIRTFISIYGKEHVSHNVHGLCHLADDVTHLGPLDSWSAFPFENHMSSLKRMLRKPDLPLEQLCNRLAEQAHRPLRHKKTESHVVFAAEHADGPLVAPCRGPEFKKVTLPGNVILRAEKRNGCCRLSDGSIVVIDNFAHLPCGEPCIIGRKFLKCEDFYSLPCPSSILGTFGAAARRMLELLLSLEVAVQFSWAGQKGKRKFVDLGVTDVICKAVRRNFPETKKNDIECVIKVWLRHAGEKLQKQRLRTSRTHHEECLQSVALSSPSDEDL